Sequence from the Pecten maximus chromosome 8, xPecMax1.1, whole genome shotgun sequence genome:
CCGCGGTATGTAAGCTATACCATTGTCTGCATACCAAAACAGCTGTGTTTATGGCATATGTTTCAATTCTGTTGTTTAGAAACACACATGTATCAGAGCTGAAACTTTCTgaaacattatacatatatataggacatacGATGGATAAGAGCTTTGTGACATAGACTGGTGGACACACGCAATACACTACCTCCATTGGCTTGCCCAGCACTTGGCTGACCAATTCTGATATCCATTCCACGAAGTCCTTTGGCAGGCTTTCCTTGGAGAGGTTGGTGGAACACGTAATGAACGGCATGTTGACTTTGAGATGGTGAGCGGCTGACCTCTTGGTGTAGCAGCTGGTGTGTCCTGATATAGGATCAGTAGAAACCTACCTGTGTGATACTTATAATGTATGCACACATGCGTATAAATGGGACTGTTAAGGCCAGACAACAAGAGATAAAATAAACCTGTTGTAACTAGTTAGATATATCTGATGTAACAGTAAGCGTCCTAAAGTATTCCATCCTGTTCTTCCTCTAcgtcatcatcgtcgtcgtcgtcatatGCCCGCTTTATTTTAGGGAGAAACAactatttacaaatattttaaagtttacaACCCTTTTAATCTCAGTTTTATTAGACTGGTAAATAAAACGATGTTTGTGAATAGACACACTATATAACCTTCATCAAACAAATGAACAATGAAGCATGACGTCTCGGTGACTACACACTATAACCTTCATCACACAAATGAACAGTGAAGCGTGACGTCTCGGTGATTACACACTATAACCTTCATCACACAAATGAACAGTGAAGCGTGACGTCTCGGTGACTACACACTATATAACCTTCATCACACAAATGAACTGTGACGCGTGACGTCTCGGTGACTACACACTATAACTATCATCACACACATGAACTGTGAAGCGTGACGTCTCGGTGACTACACACTTTAACCTTCATCACACTAATGAACAGTGAAGCGTGACGTCTCGGTGACTACACACTTTAACCTTCATCACACAAATGAACTGTGAAGCGTGACGTCTCGGTGACTACACACTATAACCATCATCACACACATGAACTGTGAAGCGTGACGTCTCGGTGACTACATACGTTAACCTTCATCACACTAATGAACAGTGAAGCGTGACGTCTCGGTGACTACACACTATAACCATCATCACACACATGAACTGTGAAGCGTGACGTGTCGGTGACTACACACTATAACCATCATCACACACATGAACTGTGAAGCGTGACGTCTCGGTGACTACACACTTTAACCTTCATCACACTAATGAACAGTGAAGCGTGACGTCTCGGTGACTACATACTTTAACCTTCATCACACTAATGAACAGTGAAGCGTGACGTCTCGGTGACTACACACTTTAACCTTCATCACACTAATGAACAGTGAAGCGTGACGTCTCGGTGACTTAACACTTTAACCTTCATCACACAAATGAACAATAAAGAACTATCGACCAGACTAAAGAAAACAATTTATCTTAAGATGATGTTTATATTAGTAATACGTCTTCGTTCTGTTGTACAACAATTGACTCCAATTACCTATTACATTGGAGTTACAAAACAAGCTTCtaaatcattatatttacattattctGTTCCATATGGGAACGATGATCGACCTGTTAATTATATACTGTGTCGTTGTTTGTAAAGTTGGTAACATATTGTGTTTAATGACTTCTTTATCAAGGTCATGTTTACAATGCAACGAACATTCTGTTATGTTTACTATCTCATTCCTTCACTTATTCAGGAGTTATTTAAttgttttcccgccaaaattcaaaattatccaaAAATTGCAATCTAAATGCTTTTTTTCTTATACTCTAACACATGACATAAtttaaatatgacaaaatctaagagagaaaacaaacaaacaaaaacaaaatgaataaagtataaaaaaaaactacaatcACCAAATAGATATTTATTATCCACACAATCAGGTTTGTTGTAACGATTTTGGCCGAGAACAGTATGATAGGGTTGTTTTGTGGTGCCGAGGGCAGCAGGCAGTCTCAGGATAGTGTGATTCTAACAGATAGCTGTCAATCTACATAGCCCACCATATGTTGTTCCACGTGGAAGTAGTGTAGAATTACCCTGAAGTTAGGAGAagtacagttaagttaataaaGTATAGAGAAAAACCGAATACAcgtaataatgtaaaatacataGTACTAAATCACtcaaattatacattgtacaaatacaTCCTTCACAGTAGAAACAATACTGTAAATACACCCCTCAATTTACACATTGATGTATTGTAATTCCACCCCTAACAATAACATTGTATAAATTCACCATCACAATATAAGTATATTGTACAAATAAACTTCTCATAataatacattgttgtacaaaATACATCTCTCACAATTTACACATTGATGTGTTGTAATCCATCCCTCACAATAGCATTGTACAAATACACCATCACAATAAGTATATTGTACAAATACACCTCTCATAataatacattgttgtacaaaGTACATCTCTCACAAATGATACATTGTTGCGTCTATACAGTGTAGTTGGTATATAAGCATGAGATATGGTCGAAGTAGCGCCGCTGTATTAAAGGATATGAATTTAgtgatatacaaataaatagttatttataatgaattaatcggaagatttacaatatatataccttttaGCGGGTAAGTTCAGTTTTTCTCTAAAGCTTTGATTGAGTTTCTGTGTGTAACCGGGATTTCTTTCCTTATCAAACACTCCAATAGCATGAATCTGTACCAGCATCATCGGAGATGGGTCCTCTAAACGCAACATACGGGCATTCGGCTGTACGACCACACTCACGAACTAAagttaaacaagaaatatctttaggactgcatttgaatcaggaatataattgtattaatgtgtcatttgaaaagttacatccacttattcagcttgcattcaatcttaactttgtttcgtttttaactgcatatctgcattttgcatttaccactacattgaccaatcacatacttcatcttgaccagtaacgccacctgtcgcgtcatatccggggccaaaagaatactatacggctatgccgaaaaacataACGTCAAAACTCATCAATGACATAACACAAATGATCAGGGTATATAGAAATAGCTCAGAAACCCAACAAAGgatcaaggtcaatgaaaaagCTCAGAAACCCAACAAATGGTCGGGGTATATAGAAATAGCTCAGAAACCCAACAAAGGATCGGGGTATATAGAAATAGCTCAGAAACCCAACAAAGGATCGGGGTATATAGAAATAGCTCAGAAACCCAACAAATGATCGGGGTATATAGAAATAGCTCAGAAACCCAACAAATGATCGGGGTATATAGAAATAGCTCAGAAACCCAACAAATGATCGGGGTATATAGAAATAGCTCAGAAACCCAACAAAGGATCAGGATCAATGGAAATAGCTCAGAAACCCAACAAAGgatcaaggtcaatgaaaaagCTCAGAAACCCAACAAATCATCGGGGTATATAGAAATAGCTCAGAAACCCAACAAAGGATCAGGATCAATGGAAATAGCTCAGAAACCCAACAAATGATCGGGGTATATAGAAATAGCTCAGAAACCCAACAAATGATCAGGGTCAATGGAAATAGCTCAGAAACCCAACAAATGATCGGGGTATATAGAAATAGCTCAGAAACCAATACGACGTTTAACGTATTATTGAGACAATGGATAGGAAAAGATACTTGAGAAATAAAGGTATCTTATAGAATGCTATAAACGTTGAAAAGACACTGGTCCATACATGAATGGTTTAATTTTGAGAACTTATAGATGCTAGGACTGGCTCTATAGTTGCTCAAGTCAAGGTAGTTTATCAGATGGTGTATTTATAGCCTAAACGGAAACATAAACACAaacttgtgttatatatgaaaAGAAAAGTCATTGATGTGGGTACATATAATCAACgacatccattactatacactTCACCTTGGCGGGGTTATCCAGCACCTCGGCCACGAGGGCTGTGGCCCAGCGCTCGAAGTCCTCGGGTAGCTGGTCACTGGCAAGGTTGGTGTAACACATGACGGTTGGCATGGTGATATCGTACGATGACAACGGAAACTCGAGTTATTGGTGTGGCCGCGTGGTCTGGTATCTATTTAGTCAAAATGATACGACACCTTGAACTTTATATGGAATATTCATGTCgggatatttcattaattttaggTATACCCGTCTATTCGTTGTAGCATTACCCAGTTACTAAGTATACACTTCCATGACGATACGACAGAACGATAAACTTACCTGAGTACCCTCGACCTGTCAATATTGACTCGCCTAGCTGTTATCAATGCTGATCTGAGGTCAATAACTACTGATCCATTTACGCGTGGAAACAGCTTCCGTCTATACTGATTAACACTAGTACTTGTTGACGGTTAtacagaatgaaaaaaaaacccaaatccAATTACATTAGAAAATAAACAGTTTGCGAGAAATAAAaagttaccccccccccccccccccccccccccctcgtaCCATATATGTTCTATCGGGGAGAGGTCAGATCAGTCCCATAAATGTTCTATCTCTGGAGGAGGTCAGATCAACCTGAAATTTAATGAATGTACTAAACGTACACGGATTAATTTTTCAAAGACGACAGATTAGTTCACTTTCTTTCAATTACAAAACTTAAattttgtactgtatatatgtctctggttaaaCAGTAAATAAAAGGTATGTCTATTAATAAAATTGGATCAACCTGGCCCATTCTACATTCAAGTTTAGTTACAAATCAGCTGGTCGAACAGGAGTATTTTCTAGCTATGACTATAGATTTGGAATGCCTAATCATATTGGGTAACAAGGTATGGAAGAAATCACGATTGGTGTCTAGCCAGAGACTTCAATATTGGATCTAACTTAGTCATTTCTTTCAACGTGTCTGAAGCTTTGTTGTGACGGCACACACTTGCTTATAAGGTACAAAGATGACGTGAAGGGTGAGATGAGAAAAATTCACACCGGTAAAATTGTACATTAATGGAATCTTTCCCTGCCTTGGGGGTGCCaaaaagaaatctcaacctgagggggaaTTCATGAACGTCCAACTCGAGGCTTGCCAAATCTGTTGAGCTGAGTATCGGTCCaagatttctatcatttctcagttatacatgtacagttgtcTGTGGTTGAGTTGAGTATCGGACTaagatttctatcatttctctGTTATAAACGAACAGTTGTGTGTGGTTGAGTTGAGTATCGGACTaagatttctatcatttcttTGTTATACACTTACAGTTGCCTGTGGTTGAGTTGAGTATTGGACTaagatttctatcatttctcaGTTATACACGTACAGTTGTCTGTGGTTGAGTTGAGTATCGGACTaagatttctatcatttctctGTTATACACGTACAGTTGTCTGTGGTTGAGTTGAGTATCGGACTaagatttctatcatttctctGTTATACACGTACAGTTGTCTGTGGTTGAGTTGAGTATAGGACTaagatttctatcatttctctGTTATACGCGTACAGTTGTCTGTGGTTGAGTTGATTATTGGTCTaagatttctatcatttctcaGTTATACACGTACAGTTGTCTGTGGTTGAGTTGAGTATCGGTCTaagatttctatcatttctcaGTTATACACCTTACAGTTGTCTGTGGTTGAGTTGAGTATTGGTCTGAGTATCGGACTaagatttctatcatttctctGTTATACACCGTACAGTTGTCTGTGGTTGAGTTGAGTATTGGTCTaagatttctatcatttctcagttatacatgtacagttgtcTGTGATTGAGTTGAGTATCGGTCTaagatttctatcatttctcaGTTATACACCTTACAGTTGTCTGTGGTTGAGTTGATTATCGGACTaagatttctatcatttctctgttatacatgtacagttgtcTGTGGTTGAGTTGAGTATCGGTCTaagatttctatcatttctctGTTATACACGTACAGTTGTCTGTGGTTGAGTTGAGTATTGGTCTaagatttctatcatttctcaGTTATACACCTTACAGTTGTCTGTGGTTGAGTTGAGTATCGGTCTaagatttctatcatttctcaGTTATACACCTTACAGTTGTCTGTGGTTGAGTTGATTATCGGACTaagatttctatcatttctctgttatacatgtacagttgtcTGTGGTTGAGTTGAGTATTGGTCCGAGTATCGGACTaagatttctatcatttctcagttatacatgtacagttgtcTGTGGTTGAGTTGAGTATTGGTCTGAGTATCGGACTaagatttctatcatttcttTGTTATACACGTACCGTTGTGTGTGGTTGAGTTGAGTATCGGTCTTagatttctatcatttctcagttatacactgtacagtTGTCCGTGGTTGAGTTGAGTATTGGTCTGAGTATCGGACTaagatttctatcatttctctGTTATACACGTACCGTTGTGTGTGGTTGAGTTGAGTATCGGTCTTagatttctatcatttctcagttatacactgtacagtTGTCTGTGGTTGAGTTGAGTATTGGTCTGAGTATCGGACTaagatttctatcatttctctGTTATACACCGTACAGTTGTCTGTGGTTGAGTTGAGTATCGGTCTGAGTATCAGACTaagatttctatcatttctctGTTATACACGTACAGTTGTCTGTGGTTGAGATGAGTATAGGTATaagatttctatcatttctctGTTATACACGTACAGTTGTCTGTGGTTGAGTTGAGTATTGGTCTaagatttctatcatttctctGTTATACACCGTGCAGTTGTCTGTGGTTGAGTTGAGTATCGGTCTaagatttctatcatttctcaGTTATACACGTACAGTTGTCTGTGGTTGAGTTGAGTATTGGTCTaagatttctatcatttctcagttatacatgtacagttgtcTGTGATTGAGTTGAGTATCGGTCTaagatttctatcatttctcaGTTATACACCTTACAGTTGTCTGTGGTTGAGTTGAGTATCGGTCTaagatttctatcatttctcagttatacactgtacagtTGTCTGTGGTTGAGATGAGTATAGGTCTGAGTATCAGACTCagatttctatcatttctcagttatacacgtacaatgtacagttGTCTGTGGTTGAGTTGAGTATCGGTCTGAGTATCGGTCTaagatttctatcatttctcaGTTATACACGTACAGTTGTCTGTGGTTGAGTTGAGTATCGGTCTGAGTATCGGTCTaagatttctatcatttctcGGTTATACACTTACAGTTGTCTGTGGTTGAGTTGAGTATCGGACTaagatttctatcatttctctGTTATACACGTACAGTTGTCTGGTTGAGTTGAGTATCGGTCTaagatttctatcatttctctGTTATACACCGTACATTTGTCTGTGGTTGAGTTGAGTATAGAGCTaagatttctatcatttctctGTTATACACGTACAGTTGTCTGTGGTTGAGTTGAGTATCGGACTaagatttctatcatttctcaGTTATACACGTACAGTTGTCTGTGGTTGAGTTGAGTATCGGACTaagatttctatcatttctctGTTATACACGTACAGTTGTCTGTGGTTGAGTTGAGTATCGATCTaagatttctatcatttctctGTTATACCCGTACAGTTTGTCTGTGGTTGAGTTGAGTATCGATCTaagatttctatcatttctcaGTTATACACGTACAGTTGTCTGTGGTTGAGTTGAGTATCGGACTaagatttctatcatttctcaGTTATACACTTACAGTTGTCTGTGGTTGAGTTGAGTATCGGACTaagatttctatcatttctctGTTATACACGTACAGTTGTCTGTGGTTGAGTTGAGTATCGGACTaagatttctatcatttctctGTTATACACGTACAGTTGTCTGTGGTTGAGTTGAGTATAGGACTaagatttctatcatttctctGTTATACGCGTACAGTTGTCTGTGGTTGAGTTGATTATTGGTCTaagatttctatcatttctcaGTTATACACGTACAGTTGTCTGTGGTTGAGTTGAGTATCGGTCTaagatttctatcatttctcaGTTATACACCTTACAGTTGTCTGTGGTTGAGTTGAGTATTGGTCTGAGTATCGGACTaagatttctatcatttctctGTTATACACCGTACAGTTGTCTGTGGTTGAGTTGAGTATTGGTCTaagatttctatcatttctcagttatacatgtacagttgtcTGTGATTGAGTTGAGTATCGGTCTaagatttctatcatttctcaGTTATACACCTTACAGTTGTCTGTGGTTGAGTTGATTATCGGACTaagatttctatcatttctctgttatacatgtacagttgtcTGTGGTTGAGTTGAGTATCGGTCTaagatttctatcatttctctGTTATACACGTACAGTTGTCTGTGGTTGAGTTGAGTATTGGTCTaagatttctatcatttctcaGTTATACACCTTACAGTTGTCTGTGGTTGAGTTGAGTATCGGTCTaagatttctatcatttctcaGTTATACACCTTACAGTTGTCTGTGGTTGAGTTGATTATCGGACTaagatttctatcatttctctgttatacatgtacagttgtcTGTGGTTGAGTTGAGTATTGGTCCGAGTATCGGACTaagatttctatcatttctcagttatacatgtacagttgtcTGTGGTTGAGTTGAGTATTGGTCTGAGTATCGGACTaagatttctatcatttcttTGTTATACACGTACCGTTGTGTGTGGTTGAGTTGAGTATCGGTCTTagatttctatcatttctcagttatacactgtacagtTGTCCGTGGTTGAGTTGAGTATTGGTCTGAGTATCGGACTaagatttctatcatttctctGTTATACACGTACCGTTGTGTGTGGTTGAGTTGAGTATCGGTCTTagatttctatcatttctcagttatacactgtacagtTGTCTGTGGTTGAGTTGAGTATTGGTCTGAGTATCGGACTaagatttctatcatttctctGTTATACACCGTACAGTTGTCTGTGGTTGAGTTGAGTATCGGTCTGAGTATCAGACTaagatttctatcatttctctGTTATACACGTACAGTTGTCTGTGGTTGAGATGAGTATAGGTATaagatttctatcatttctctGTTATACACGTACAGTTGTCTGTGGTTGAGTTGAGTATTGGTCTaagatttctatcatttctctGTTATACACCGTGCAGTTGTCTGTGGTTGAGTTGAGTATCGGTCTaagatttctatcatttctcaGTTATACACGTACAGTTGTCTGTGGTTGAGTTGAGTATTGGTCTaagatttctatcatttctcagttatacatgtacagttgtcTGTGATTGAGTTGAGTATCGGTCTaagatttctatcatttctcaGTTATACACCTTACAGTTGTCTGTGGTTGAGTTGAGTATCGGTCTaagatttctatcatttctcagttatacactgtacagtTGTCTGTGGTTGAGATGAGTATAGGTCTGAGTATCAGACTCagatttctatcatttctcagttatacacgtacaatgtacagttGTCTGTGGTTGAGTTGAGTATCGGTCTGAGTATCGGTCTaagatttctatcatttctcaGTTATACACGTACAGTTGTCTGTGGTTGAGTTGAGTATCGGTCTGAGTATCGGTCTaagatttctatcatttctcGGTTATACACTTACAGTTGTCTGTGGTTGAGTTGAGTATCGGACTaagatttctatcatttctctGTTATACACGTACAGTTGTCTGGTTGAGTTGAGTATCGGTCTaagatttctatcatttctctGTTATACACCGTACATTTGTCTGTGGTTGAGTTGAGTATAGAGCTaagatttctatcatttctctGTTATACACGTACAGTTGTCTGTGGTTGAGTTGAGTATCGGACTaagatttctatcatttctcaGTTATACACGTACAGTTGTCTGTGGTTGAGTTGAGTATCGGACTaagatttctatcatttctctGTTATACACGTACAGTTGTCTGTGGTTGAGTTGAGTATCGATCTaagatttctatcatttctctGTTATACCCGTACAGTTTGTCTGTGGTTGAGTTGAGTATCGATCTaagatttctatcatttctcaGTTATACACGTACAGTTGTCTGTGGTTGAGTTGAGTATCGGACTaagatttctatcatttctcaGTTATACACGTACAGTTGTCTGTGGTTGAGTTGAGTATTGGTCTaagatttctatcatttctcaGTTATACACGTACAGTTGTCTGTGGTTGAGTTGAGTATCGGACTaagatttctatcatttctctGTTATACACGTACAGTTGTCTTTAGTTGAGTTGAGTATTGGTCTaagatttctatcatttctctGTTATACACGTACAGTTGTCTGTGGTTGAGTTGAGTATCGGTCTaagatttctatcatttctcaGTTATACACCGTACAGTTGTCTGTGGTTGAGTTGAGTATCGGTCTaagatttctatcatttctcaGTTATACACCGTACAGTTGTCTGTGGTTGAGTTGAGTATCGGTCTaagatttctatcatttctctGTTATACACGTACAGTTGTCTGTGGTTGAGTTGAGTATCGGTCTaagatttctatcatttctcagttatacatgtacagttgtcTGTGGTTGAGTTGAGTATTGGTCTGAGTATCGGTCTaagatttctatcatttctctGTTATACACCGTACAGTTGTCTGTGGTTGAGTTGAGTATTGGTCTGAGTATCGGACTaagatttctatcatttctctGTCAAACGTACAGTTGTCTGTGGTTGAGTTGAGTATCTGCCTAACCCTTTCCAAGATAAATAATTGCAAAACAGTCAGATTTACGACAGAGTTTAATTGTTAAACTGACAGTTTGCTAACTATGTCCATGAATACACATCGACTCAACAACATTGACTCAACAACATTGACTCAACAACATTGACTCACATTTAAAGTTGCTACATCACTGTCTGCGTATCAACTGTTTCTAACAAAATCAAATGACACCAACAgtattgaaatatatctaactaataccaaaattaaagataaaacaattacaattttCTGATAATGATCACTCATAAGACAGAAagatacatacaatataaagaGGCTGAGCCAGATAAAATTTCCTCCAGATAGAATTTCCCCGgatacaattaattatttatttttataatagttgaagataaaataaaaagttcAAACTTAGGAGGGTGTTAACAGCGTATGTAAATGTCGGTATGGTATACAGCTACCTAGTACTGTTTTCAATCGATCATATTTAATCTGTGTCTCAGATGTAGCATCTTTAACTAgcaaatttaaatgttttaaatgaagTATTGACATGAAACAACAATTTAGTGTTTGTTCTTAATCTACATATAACAGGGctcatgattaattaaatttaaataactgcctctgctagggattGCAACCCAGAACCCTCTGGCTTTCTAGTCTTATGCTTAACTGATTGAGCTAATTAAAGAGAAGATTTCTCTAGCCGAGCcgtatattgtggctagtatttaccagggttacatacataCAATCACAGTATTTATGGACAATCTGTGTGATATTGTGTTTAAATAATGAAGTAACCAAATGATTGGTTAATATGTGGTATTCTAAG
This genomic interval carries:
- the LOC117333386 gene encoding uncharacterized protein LOC117333386, with protein sequence MPTVMCYTNLASDQLPEDFERWATALVAEVLDNPAKFVSVVVQPNARMLRLEDPSPMMLVQIHAIGVFDKERNPGYTQKLNQSFREKLNLPAKRVILHYFHVEQHMVGYVD